Proteins from a single region of Pseudomonas phenolilytica:
- the norV gene encoding anaerobic nitric oxide reductase flavorubredoxin — translation MTILLKENIHWVGQRDWEVRDFHGTEYKTLKGTSYNSYLIREEKTVLIDTVDHRFSREFILNLASQIDLASIDYIVINHAEEDHAGALSELMAHIPGTPIYCTANAIDSITGHHHQPHWNFIPVKTGDSLDIGNGKQLVFIETPMLHWPDSMMTYLSGDAVLFSNDAFGQHYCDEHLFNDEVDQQELLEQCLRYYANILTPFSPLVTAKINEVLGFNLPLSMIATAHGVVWRTDPAQIVGKYLEWADHYQENRITLFYDSMSNNTRMMADALAQGIHEADPSVAVKIFNVARHDKNEILTQVFRSKAILVGSSTMNNVMMPKIAGMLEEITGLRFRNKKAAAFGSYGWNGGAVDRIQTRLMDAGFSTSLSLKSKWRPDGSALGACRAHGRQLAREWALNTPPGVNPSATPVTPEAAIPPSVVLSGDAGPAMQCSVCQWVYRPELGEPIQGVAAGTPWSEVPDNFLCPDCSLGKDVFDVLREKAA, via the coding sequence ATGACGATTTTGCTCAAAGAAAACATCCACTGGGTCGGTCAGCGCGATTGGGAGGTTCGTGACTTTCACGGCACCGAATACAAGACCCTCAAGGGCACCAGCTACAACAGTTATCTGATCCGCGAGGAGAAGACCGTACTGATCGACACCGTCGACCATCGCTTCAGCCGCGAGTTCATCCTCAACCTGGCCAGCCAGATCGACCTGGCGAGCATCGATTACATCGTCATCAACCATGCCGAAGAGGACCACGCCGGCGCGCTGTCCGAGCTGATGGCGCACATCCCGGGCACACCGATCTACTGCACCGCCAATGCCATCGATTCGATCACCGGCCATCACCACCAGCCGCACTGGAACTTCATCCCGGTGAAGACCGGCGACAGCCTGGACATCGGCAATGGCAAGCAACTGGTGTTCATCGAAACGCCGATGCTGCACTGGCCCGACAGCATGATGACCTATCTCAGCGGCGACGCCGTGTTGTTCAGCAACGACGCCTTCGGCCAGCACTATTGCGACGAGCACCTGTTCAACGACGAGGTCGATCAGCAGGAGCTGCTGGAGCAGTGCCTGCGTTACTACGCCAACATCCTCACGCCTTTCAGCCCGCTGGTCACCGCCAAGATCAACGAGGTGCTCGGCTTCAATCTGCCGCTGTCGATGATCGCCACCGCCCACGGCGTGGTCTGGCGCACCGATCCGGCACAGATCGTCGGCAAGTATCTGGAGTGGGCCGATCACTACCAGGAAAACCGCATCACCCTGTTCTACGACAGCATGTCGAACAACACCCGGATGATGGCCGATGCCTTGGCCCAGGGCATCCACGAGGCCGATCCGAGCGTGGCGGTGAAGATCTTCAACGTCGCTCGCCACGACAAGAACGAGATCCTCACCCAGGTGTTCCGCTCCAAGGCCATCCTGGTCGGCTCCTCGACCATGAACAATGTGATGATGCCGAAGATCGCCGGCATGCTGGAGGAGATCACCGGCCTGCGCTTTCGCAACAAGAAGGCGGCCGCCTTCGGCAGCTACGGTTGGAACGGCGGCGCCGTAGACCGCATCCAGACCCGCCTGATGGATGCCGGCTTCAGCACCTCGCTATCGCTCAAGAGCAAATGGCGCCCCGATGGCAGCGCCCTGGGAGCCTGCCGCGCGCATGGCCGGCAACTGGCGCGCGAATGGGCCTTGAACACACCGCCAGGGGTCAACCCGAGCGCCACGCCCGTCACGCCCGAAGCGGCGATCCCGCCGTCCGTGGTGCTTTCGGGCGACGCCGGCCCGGCCATGCAGTGCAGCGTCTGCCAGTGGGTTTACCGACCTGAACTCGGCGAACCAATCCAAGGCGTCGCTGCCGGTACCCCCTGGAGCGAGGTGCCGGACAATTTCCTCTGCCCCGACTGCAGCCTGGGCAAGGATGTCTTCGACGTGCTGCGGGAGAAAGCCGCATGA
- the norR gene encoding nitric oxide reductase transcriptional regulator NorR has protein sequence MALSMDSLARIALDLQWGISNQDRFQQLINSLRQLLLCNALALLRYEGQMFRPLAIEGLAPDVLGRRFRLGEHPRLEAIARAGDVVRFPADSQLPDPYDNLILPSREQLKVHACIGLPLFANQTLIGALTIDGYDPAQFDHFNDEELRLIGALASAALSNALLVERLEQQTVAPISNAPANKPGADEIVGLSTSMLQLKREIGVVAGSDLNVLITGETGVGKELVAKAIHLASPRAGHPLVYLNCAALPESVAESELFGHVKGAFTGAIHHRAGKFEMADKGTLFLDEIGELSLTLQAKLLRVLQYGDLQRIGDDRSLKVNVRILAATNRDLKSAVLAGEFRADLYHRLSVFPIRVPALRERQEDIALLSGFFCERCRSQLGLGGLALSKAALTLLQRYPWPGNVRELEHAIHRAAVLARAEQGTGEVLLKPSYFCLEGPTATVSQLPPAPAGLSGVGLREALDEFQARLIRQTLESFNGNWSATARELQLDTGNLHRLARRLGIK, from the coding sequence ATGGCGCTTTCGATGGACAGCCTGGCCCGCATCGCACTCGACCTGCAGTGGGGCATCTCCAACCAGGACCGTTTCCAGCAACTGATCAACAGCCTGCGTCAGTTGCTGCTGTGCAATGCGCTGGCCCTGCTGCGCTACGAGGGGCAGATGTTCCGCCCGCTGGCGATCGAGGGGCTGGCCCCCGACGTGCTCGGGAGGCGCTTCCGCCTCGGCGAGCATCCGCGCCTGGAGGCCATCGCCCGCGCCGGTGACGTGGTGCGCTTTCCTGCCGACAGTCAGTTGCCCGACCCCTATGACAACTTGATCCTGCCGAGCCGCGAGCAGCTCAAGGTGCATGCCTGCATCGGCCTGCCCCTGTTCGCCAACCAGACGCTGATCGGCGCGCTGACCATCGACGGTTACGACCCCGCCCAGTTCGATCACTTCAACGACGAGGAACTGCGCCTGATCGGCGCGCTAGCCTCGGCGGCGCTGAGTAATGCGCTGCTGGTCGAGCGTCTGGAACAGCAGACTGTGGCACCCATCAGTAACGCACCGGCAAACAAACCCGGCGCCGACGAGATCGTCGGGCTGTCGACCAGCATGTTGCAGCTGAAGAGGGAGATCGGCGTGGTCGCCGGTTCCGACCTGAACGTGCTGATCACCGGCGAGACTGGGGTCGGCAAGGAGCTGGTGGCCAAGGCCATCCACCTCGCCTCGCCGCGCGCCGGCCATCCGCTGGTCTACCTGAACTGTGCCGCACTGCCCGAGTCGGTGGCCGAAAGCGAGCTGTTCGGCCACGTCAAGGGCGCCTTCACCGGAGCCATACACCACCGCGCCGGCAAGTTCGAGATGGCCGACAAGGGCACGCTGTTTCTCGACGAGATCGGCGAGCTGTCGCTGACCTTGCAGGCCAAGCTGCTGCGCGTGCTGCAGTACGGCGACCTGCAGCGCATCGGCGACGACCGCAGCCTCAAGGTCAACGTGCGCATCCTCGCCGCCACCAACCGTGACTTGAAAAGCGCGGTGCTGGCCGGGGAGTTTCGTGCCGACCTCTACCACCGCCTCAGCGTGTTCCCGATCAGGGTGCCGGCACTGCGCGAGCGGCAGGAAGACATCGCCCTGCTCAGCGGCTTCTTCTGCGAACGGTGCCGCAGCCAGCTGGGCCTCGGCGGACTGGCGCTGAGCAAGGCCGCGCTGACGCTGCTGCAGCGCTACCCCTGGCCTGGCAACGTGCGCGAACTGGAGCATGCCATCCACCGCGCGGCGGTACTGGCGCGGGCCGAACAGGGCACGGGGGAGGTGCTGCTCAAACCGTCCTATTTCTGCCTGGAAGGGCCGACTGCCACCGTCAGCCAGCTGCCACCGGCACCCGCCGGCCTGTCCGGCGTTGGTTTGCGCGAGGCACTCGACGAATTCCAGGCGCGCCTGATTCGCCAGACGCTGGAGAGCTTCAACGGCAACTGGTCGGCCACCGCCCGCGAGCTGCAACTCGATACCGGCAATCTGCATCGCCTGGCAAGGCGCCTGGGCATCAAGTAG
- a CDS encoding DUF1028 domain-containing protein, whose protein sequence is MTFSIIARCPRTGQFGVAAATAMPAVGKLLSHAAARVGAVATQAQINPYLGIDGLRLLREGCAAAEVIERLRDIDPCMELRQCAVIDRRGEVACWTGAKCPPWAGAIAAEQFCVQGNRLAGRTVLEAAAEAYRRASARPLVERLMEALAAGDAGGGDRCGESSATVYVVDQEEYPLWDIRVDHHREPLTELRRLHRVFAREVVPEILAMPTRANPAGKAAEEPI, encoded by the coding sequence ATGACCTTTTCGATCATCGCCCGCTGCCCGCGCACGGGGCAGTTCGGGGTGGCTGCGGCCACCGCCATGCCGGCGGTCGGCAAGCTGCTAAGCCATGCCGCCGCGCGCGTTGGCGCGGTAGCGACGCAGGCGCAGATCAACCCTTACCTCGGCATCGACGGCCTGCGTCTGTTGCGCGAGGGGTGTGCCGCGGCCGAGGTGATCGAGCGGCTCAGGGACATCGATCCGTGCATGGAGCTGCGCCAGTGCGCGGTGATCGACCGACGCGGCGAGGTGGCCTGCTGGACCGGCGCGAAATGCCCGCCCTGGGCCGGTGCCATCGCCGCCGAACAGTTCTGCGTGCAGGGCAACCGCCTGGCCGGGCGCACGGTGCTGGAGGCGGCGGCCGAGGCCTATCGCCGCGCCAGCGCGCGCCCGCTGGTGGAGCGGCTGATGGAAGCGCTCGCGGCGGGTGACGCCGGTGGTGGCGACCGCTGCGGCGAGTCCTCGGCGACCGTCTATGTGGTGGATCAGGAGGAATATCCGCTGTGGGACATCCGCGTCGATCATCACCGCGAGCCGCTGACGGAGCTGCGCCGGCTGCATCGGGTGTTTGCCCGCGAGGTAGTGCCGGAAATCCTCGCCATGCCGACGCGGGCGAACCCGGCGGGCAAGGCCGCCGAGGAGCCGATCTGA
- a CDS encoding methyl-accepting chemotaxis protein has protein sequence MNRQMSVSMRLGLGFCVILALMVAVAVLSAVKVGIIDRSMNQIGTQAGLKQRYAINFRGSVHDRAIAVRDAVSAADPVFARSQVAEIERLAQLYADSAAPMKAMLAQSAADAVEKQLMGQIEAIEAKTNALTQQVVELRFAEGSERAHAFLLDNVAGAYTEWLRLINAFIDHQEASINEDVTIVRDTASGFLALIVAVTGIAVLLGAAIALVIIRKLRSTLGAEPDEVARVINNLASGDLGQVIVTPFPNSVMGATAKMATQLTAIIAEVRAAASGVGTASGELLSSSASSNQQIQHQSAEAEQVATAINQMAATVNEVASFAAQAAAAAKSADEQVETGTRIVGETASSIHNLAQVLETATDTVNQLSAESGDIEKILQVITAIAEQTNLLALNAAIEAARAGEHGRGFAVVADEVRSLANRTQQSSSEISAMIASLQAGAGRAVEVMQSSRQLAQQTVEQTLQAESALAKIRQEVGSINEMNAQIATAAEEQSAVAEEVNQSVTRIHDSTVASSAASNQVASSSADLTQLAQELNRKVGYFRAA, from the coding sequence ATGAACAGGCAGATGTCGGTATCCATGCGCCTGGGGCTGGGGTTCTGCGTGATCCTGGCGCTGATGGTCGCGGTGGCGGTCCTCAGTGCCGTGAAGGTCGGCATCATCGACCGCAGCATGAACCAGATCGGCACCCAGGCAGGCCTGAAGCAGCGCTACGCGATCAACTTCCGTGGCAGCGTGCATGACCGGGCAATCGCTGTGCGCGATGCCGTCAGTGCCGCCGATCCGGTATTCGCGCGTAGCCAGGTGGCCGAGATCGAGCGCCTGGCGCAGCTCTATGCGGACTCGGCGGCGCCGATGAAGGCAATGCTCGCGCAGTCCGCGGCCGACGCTGTGGAGAAGCAGCTGATGGGGCAGATCGAAGCCATCGAGGCGAAAACCAACGCGCTGACGCAACAGGTGGTCGAGCTGCGCTTCGCCGAAGGCTCGGAGCGCGCCCATGCCTTCCTGCTGGATAACGTCGCTGGCGCTTACACCGAGTGGCTGCGCCTGATCAACGCGTTCATCGACCATCAGGAAGCGAGCATCAACGAGGACGTGACCATCGTGCGCGACACCGCCAGCGGCTTCCTCGCCTTGATCGTCGCGGTGACCGGGATCGCCGTGTTGCTCGGCGCGGCCATCGCCCTGGTGATCATCCGCAAGCTGCGCTCGACGCTCGGCGCCGAGCCGGACGAGGTGGCCCGCGTGATCAACAACCTGGCCAGTGGTGACCTCGGACAGGTGATCGTCACGCCGTTCCCCAATAGTGTCATGGGCGCGACGGCGAAGATGGCCACGCAGCTGACGGCGATCATCGCCGAGGTGCGCGCGGCGGCGAGTGGCGTCGGTACGGCGTCGGGCGAATTGCTCAGCTCGTCAGCGAGCAGCAATCAGCAGATCCAGCATCAATCTGCCGAGGCCGAGCAAGTGGCCACGGCGATCAACCAGATGGCCGCGACGGTGAATGAGGTCGCGAGCTTCGCGGCCCAGGCGGCGGCCGCAGCGAAGAGCGCGGACGAGCAGGTCGAGACTGGCACACGCATCGTGGGCGAGACGGCGTCGTCGATCCACAACCTTGCCCAGGTGCTGGAGACTGCCACCGATACGGTCAACCAGCTGTCGGCCGAAAGCGGCGACATCGAGAAGATCCTGCAGGTCATCACCGCCATCGCCGAGCAGACCAACCTGCTGGCCCTCAATGCGGCCATCGAGGCGGCGCGTGCCGGCGAGCATGGCCGCGGCTTTGCGGTGGTGGCTGACGAGGTGCGCTCGCTGGCCAATCGCACGCAGCAGTCGTCCAGCGAGATCAGCGCCATGATCGCCTCGCTGCAAGCGGGCGCCGGCCGGGCGGTGGAGGTCATGCAGTCGAGCCGGCAGCTGGCGCAACAGACCGTCGAACAGACGCTGCAGGCGGAAAGCGCGCTGGCCAAGATTCGCCAGGAGGTCGGCTCGATCAACGAGATGAATGCGCAGATCGCCACCGCCGCCGAGGAGCAGAGCGCCGTGGCGGAAGAGGTCAACCAGAGCGTGACGCGCATCCATGACTCGACGGTCGCCAGCTCGGCGGCGTCGAACCAGGTCGCTTCCTCCAGCGCGGACCTCACCCAGCTCGCCCAGGAACTCAACCGCAAGGTTGGCTATTTTCGCGCTGCCTGA
- a CDS encoding DUF2147 domain-containing protein, whose product MRPLFNALLLALPLSLSSLAFAAESPAGRWQTIDDETGKPKSIVEIQQTADGSLTGKVVEILHSEHGPNPLCDECEGERKGQPITGMTILWDLKPDGEQVWSNGTILDPANGKTYRSKATLLDGGDKLEVRGYIGIEALGRSQTWVRQ is encoded by the coding sequence ATGCGTCCACTGTTCAATGCCCTGTTGCTGGCCCTGCCCCTTTCGCTCTCGTCACTGGCCTTCGCTGCCGAGTCGCCAGCCGGGCGCTGGCAGACCATCGACGACGAAACCGGCAAGCCCAAGTCCATCGTCGAGATTCAGCAGACTGCTGACGGCTCGCTGACCGGCAAGGTCGTGGAAATCCTGCATTCGGAGCACGGGCCGAACCCGCTGTGCGACGAGTGCGAAGGTGAGCGCAAGGGCCAGCCCATCACCGGCATGACCATCCTCTGGGACCTGAAACCGGACGGTGAGCAGGTCTGGAGCAACGGCACCATCCTCGACCCGGCCAATGGCAAGACCTACCGCTCCAAGGCCACATTGCTCGATGGCGGCGACAAGCTCGAAGTACGCGGCTACATCGGCATCGAGGCGCTGGGACGCAGCCAGACCTGGGTTCGTCAGTAA
- the typA gene encoding translational GTPase TypA, translating into MIENLRNIAIIAHVDHGKTTLVDKLLRLSGTLDRKEAENERVMDSNDQEKERGITILAKNTALKWNGYNINIVDTPGHADFGGEVERVMSMVDSVLLVVDAQDGPMPQTRFVTQKAFKAGLRPIVVVNKIDRPGARPDWVVDQIFDLFDNLGATDEQLDFPIVYASALNGIAGLDHEKLEDNMDPLFQAIIDHVPAPKVDLDGPFQMQISQLDYNSFLGVIGIGRIARGTIKANSPVTAIGADGKKRNGRILKIMGHSGLQRVEVAEAEAGDIVCVSGMDELYISDTLCDQNAVEALPPLTVDQPTVSMTFQVNDSPFAGKEGKFVTSRNIKDRLDKELLHNVALRVEPGESPEKFKVSGRGELHLSVLIETMRREGFELAVGRPEVVIIENEAGEKQEPYENVTIDIEEQHQGPVMEQMGLRKGDLTNMIPDGKGRVRLEYTIPARGLIGFRNNFLTLTSGTGILTSTFSHYGPIKAGEVTNRQNGVLVSMATGTALTYSLETLQARGKLFLEPGQEIYEGQLCGINSRDNDLVINPTKGKKLDNMRASGKDEVIALVPPIKFTLEQALEFIADDELVEVTPKSIRLRKKYLNENDRKRFERSKV; encoded by the coding sequence GTGATCGAGAATCTTCGCAACATCGCCATCATCGCCCACGTCGACCACGGCAAAACCACCCTCGTCGACAAGCTGCTGCGCCTGTCCGGCACCCTGGACCGCAAGGAAGCCGAAAACGAGCGCGTGATGGACTCCAACGACCAGGAAAAGGAACGCGGCATCACCATCCTGGCCAAGAACACCGCGCTGAAGTGGAACGGCTACAACATCAACATCGTCGACACCCCCGGCCACGCCGACTTCGGCGGTGAAGTCGAGCGCGTGATGAGCATGGTCGACTCCGTGCTGCTGGTGGTCGACGCCCAGGACGGCCCGATGCCGCAGACCCGCTTCGTGACCCAGAAGGCGTTCAAGGCCGGCCTGCGTCCGATCGTCGTGGTGAACAAGATCGACCGTCCCGGCGCGCGTCCGGACTGGGTTGTCGACCAGATCTTCGACCTGTTCGACAACCTCGGCGCCACCGACGAGCAGCTCGACTTCCCGATCGTCTACGCCAGCGCCCTGAACGGCATCGCCGGTCTGGACCACGAGAAGCTGGAAGACAACATGGACCCGCTGTTCCAGGCCATCATCGATCACGTGCCGGCGCCCAAGGTCGACCTCGACGGCCCGTTCCAGATGCAGATCTCCCAGCTGGACTACAACAGCTTCCTCGGCGTGATCGGCATCGGCCGCATCGCCCGCGGCACCATCAAGGCCAACAGCCCGGTCACCGCCATCGGCGCCGACGGCAAGAAGCGCAACGGCCGCATCCTGAAGATCATGGGTCACTCCGGCCTGCAGCGCGTCGAAGTCGCCGAAGCCGAAGCCGGTGACATCGTCTGCGTGTCCGGTATGGACGAGCTGTACATCTCCGACACCCTGTGCGACCAGAACGCCGTCGAGGCGCTGCCGCCGCTGACCGTCGACCAGCCGACCGTGAGCATGACCTTCCAGGTCAACGACTCGCCATTCGCCGGCAAAGAAGGCAAGTTCGTCACCAGCCGCAACATCAAGGACCGTCTGGACAAGGAGCTGCTGCATAACGTGGCGCTGCGCGTCGAGCCGGGCGAGAGCCCCGAGAAGTTCAAGGTTTCCGGCCGTGGCGAGCTGCACCTGTCGGTGCTGATCGAAACCATGCGTCGCGAAGGCTTCGAGCTGGCCGTCGGCCGTCCGGAAGTGGTGATCATCGAGAACGAGGCCGGCGAGAAGCAGGAACCGTACGAGAACGTCACCATCGACATCGAGGAGCAGCACCAGGGGCCGGTGATGGAGCAGATGGGCCTGCGCAAGGGCGATCTGACCAACATGATCCCGGACGGCAAGGGCCGCGTGCGCCTGGAGTACACCATTCCGGCGCGCGGCCTGATCGGCTTCCGCAACAACTTCCTGACCCTGACCTCCGGCACCGGCATCCTGACCTCGACGTTTAGCCACTACGGCCCGATCAAGGCCGGCGAAGTCACCAATCGCCAGAACGGCGTGCTGGTCTCGATGGCCACCGGCACCGCGCTGACCTACTCGCTGGAAACCCTGCAGGCCCGCGGCAAGCTGTTCCTCGAGCCGGGCCAGGAGATCTACGAAGGCCAGCTGTGCGGTATCAACAGCCGTGACAACGACCTGGTGATCAACCCCACCAAGGGCAAGAAGCTCGACAACATGCGCGCTTCCGGCAAGGACGAGGTCATCGCCCTGGTGCCGCCGATCAAGTTCACCCTCGAGCAGGCGCTGGAATTCATCGCCGACGACGAGCTGGTGGAAGTGACGCCGAAGTCGATCCGTCTGCGCAAAAAGTACCTCAACGAGAACGACCGCAAGCGCTTCGAGCGCAGCAAGGTCTGA
- the thiI gene encoding tRNA uracil 4-sulfurtransferase ThiI encodes MKLIVKVFPEITIKSPPVRKGFIRQLAKNIRTVLRELDPELRVEGVWDNIEVETALTEPKLLREMIERLRCTPGIAHCLEVHEYPLGDLDDIVAKCKAHYAERLPGKIFAVRCKRAGKHPFSSMDVERHVGSQLRQQCGAAGISLKAPEIEVRMEIRDQRLFVVHEQHDGIGGYPLGALEQTLVLMSGGFDSTVAAYQMMRRGLMTHFCFFNLGGRAHELGVMEVAHYLWKKYGSSHRVLFISVPFEEVVGEILEKVDNSQMGVVLKRMMLRAATQIAERLHIDALVTGEAISQVSSQTLPNLSVIDSATDMLVLRPLVASHKQDIIDTAFEIGTAEFAKNMPEYCGVISKNPTTKAKRYRVEHEEKQFDMAILERALASARQVPIDRVIDELGEDIKVEEVHEAMAGQVILDIRHPDAAEDEPLELTGIEVQTLPFYALNNRFKELDENRQYLLYCDKGVMSRLHAHHLLSEGHVNVRVYRPA; translated from the coding sequence ATGAAGCTGATCGTCAAGGTTTTCCCCGAAATCACCATCAAGAGCCCGCCGGTGCGCAAGGGCTTCATTCGCCAGTTGGCGAAGAACATCCGCACCGTGCTGCGCGAGCTCGACCCGGAGCTGCGGGTCGAGGGGGTGTGGGACAACATCGAGGTGGAAACCGCGCTGACCGAGCCGAAGCTGCTGCGCGAGATGATCGAGCGCCTGCGCTGCACGCCGGGCATCGCCCATTGCCTGGAAGTGCACGAGTATCCGCTGGGCGATCTCGACGACATCGTCGCCAAATGCAAGGCACATTACGCCGAGCGCCTGCCGGGCAAGATCTTCGCCGTGCGCTGCAAGCGCGCCGGCAAGCACCCGTTCAGCTCCATGGATGTCGAGCGCCATGTCGGCAGCCAGCTGCGCCAGCAGTGCGGCGCAGCCGGCATCTCGCTGAAAGCGCCGGAAATCGAAGTGCGCATGGAAATCCGCGATCAGCGCCTGTTCGTCGTGCACGAGCAGCATGACGGCATCGGCGGCTATCCGCTGGGCGCGCTGGAGCAGACCCTGGTGCTGATGTCCGGCGGTTTCGACTCCACAGTCGCCGCCTACCAGATGATGCGCCGCGGGCTGATGACGCATTTCTGCTTCTTCAACCTCGGCGGCCGCGCCCACGAGCTGGGCGTGATGGAAGTCGCCCACTATCTGTGGAAGAAATACGGCAGCTCGCACCGGGTGCTGTTCATCAGCGTGCCGTTCGAGGAAGTGGTCGGCGAGATTCTCGAGAAGGTCGACAACAGCCAGATGGGCGTGGTGTTGAAGCGCATGATGCTGCGCGCCGCCACGCAGATCGCCGAGCGTCTGCACATCGACGCGCTGGTTACCGGCGAGGCGATCTCCCAAGTGTCCAGCCAGACCCTGCCAAACCTCTCGGTGATCGACTCGGCGACCGACATGCTGGTGCTGCGTCCGCTGGTCGCCAGCCACAAGCAGGACATCATCGACACCGCTTTCGAGATCGGCACCGCCGAGTTCGCCAAGAACATGCCCGAGTACTGCGGCGTGATCTCCAAGAACCCGACCACCAAGGCCAAGCGCTACCGCGTCGAGCATGAAGAGAAGCAGTTCGACATGGCCATCCTCGAGCGCGCCCTGGCCAGCGCGCGCCAGGTGCCGATCGACCGGGTGATCGACGAGCTGGGCGAGGACATCAAGGTCGAGGAGGTCCACGAGGCGATGGCCGGGCAGGTCATCCTCGACATTCGTCACCCGGATGCCGCCGAGGACGAACCGCTCGAACTGACGGGCATCGAAGTACAGACGCTGCCGTTCTACGCGCTGAACAATCGTTTCAAGGAACTGGATGAAAACCGCCAGTACCTGCTGTATTGCGACAAAGGTGTCATGAGCCGCCTGCATGCTCACCATCTGCTGAGCGAGGGGCATGTGAATGTGCGCGTCTATCGTCCGGCCTGA
- the glnA gene encoding type I glutamate--ammonia ligase — protein MSKSLQLIKDYDVKWIDLRFTDPKGRQHHITMPARDADDDFFEVGKMFDGSSIDGWKGIEASDMILLPDDGSAVLDPFTEEPTLILVCDVIEPSTMQGYERDPRAIARRAEEYLKSTGIGDTVFVGPEPEFFIFDAVKFKSDMSGSMFKIFCEQASWNSDTDMNGGQGNNGHRISVKGGYLPTPPSDPDHEIRTAMCNALEEMGQVVEVHHHEVAAGQNEIGVKFNTLVAKADEVQTLKYVVHNVAEAYGKTATFMPKPLYGDNGSGMHVHMSIAKDGKNTFAGEGYAGLSDTALYFIGGIIKHGKALNALTNPSTNSYKRLVPGFEAPVMLAYSARNRSASIRIPYVASARGRRIEARFPDPAANPYLAFAALLMAGLDGIQNKVHPGDAADKNLYDLPPEESKLIPQVCGSLKEALEALEADHDFLLKGGVFTKDFLDAFIELKAAEEIKVRTFVHPLEYDLYYSV, from the coding sequence ATGTCGAAGTCGCTTCAACTGATCAAAGATTACGATGTGAAGTGGATTGATCTGCGCTTCACCGACCCGAAGGGTCGCCAGCATCACATCACCATGCCGGCTCGCGACGCCGATGACGACTTCTTCGAAGTCGGCAAGATGTTCGACGGCTCCTCCATCGACGGCTGGAAGGGCATCGAGGCCTCCGACATGATCCTGCTGCCGGACGACGGCAGCGCCGTGCTGGACCCGTTCACCGAAGAGCCGACCCTGATCCTGGTTTGCGACGTGATCGAGCCGTCCACCATGCAGGGCTACGAGCGCGATCCGCGCGCCATCGCCCGCCGCGCCGAGGAATACCTGAAGTCGACCGGTATCGGCGACACCGTGTTCGTCGGCCCGGAGCCGGAGTTCTTCATCTTCGACGCGGTGAAGTTCAAGTCCGACATGTCCGGCTCGATGTTCAAGATCTTCTGCGAGCAGGCGTCCTGGAACAGCGACACCGACATGAACGGCGGCCAGGGCAACAACGGCCACCGCATCAGCGTCAAGGGCGGCTACCTGCCGACTCCGCCGAGCGATCCGGATCACGAGATCCGTACCGCCATGTGCAACGCCCTGGAAGAAATGGGCCAGGTCGTCGAAGTGCACCACCACGAAGTGGCCGCCGGGCAGAACGAGATCGGCGTGAAGTTCAACACGCTGGTGGCCAAGGCCGATGAAGTGCAGACCCTCAAGTACGTCGTGCACAACGTCGCCGAAGCCTATGGCAAGACCGCTACCTTCATGCCGAAGCCGCTGTACGGCGACAACGGTTCGGGCATGCACGTGCACATGTCGATCGCCAAAGACGGCAAGAACACCTTCGCTGGCGAAGGCTATGCCGGCCTGTCCGATACCGCCCTGTACTTCATCGGCGGCATCATCAAGCACGGCAAGGCGCTGAACGCCCTGACCAACCCGTCGACCAACTCCTACAAGCGTCTGGTCCCGGGCTTCGAGGCGCCGGTCATGCTGGCCTACTCGGCACGCAACCGCTCCGCGTCGATCCGCATCCCGTACGTGGCCAGCGCCCGCGGCCGCCGCATTGAGGCACGCTTCCCGGATCCGGCTGCCAACCCGTACCTGGCCTTCGCCGCGCTGCTGATGGCCGGCCTGGACGGTATCCAGAACAAGGTTCACCCAGGCGATGCCGCGGACAAGAACCTGTACGACCTGCCGCCGGAAGAGTCCAAGCTGATCCCGCAGGTATGCGGCAGCCTGAAGGAGGCACTGGAGGCGCTGGAAGCCGACCACGACTTCCTGCTCAAGGGCGGCGTGTTCACCAAGGACTTCCTCGATGCCTTCATCGAGCTGAAGGCCGCCGAGGAGATCAAGGTGCGCACCTTCGTGCATCCGCTGGAATACGACCTGTACTACAGCGTCTAA